DNA from Aureimonas sp. AU20:
CGCCAGCGCCTCGACATGCCGATCTTTACTATAGGCGGAGCGGACGCAGACAATGATGGTTTACTGCGCACCATGAGCCAGTTCGCCTCGGACGTGACTGGCGTGGTATACAAAGGGATCGGCCATCATGTTCCCGAGGAATGTCCGGAGGATCTGGTGAACGACGTTCTGGCATTCTGGGAAGCGAGGCCGATACTGGCACGCTGACCTTGGACATGGCGGGAGATCAATGGCACGCCCCCGCAAGTTCGACGAAAACACAGTTCTGGACCGGGCCATGCGCCTGTTCTGGCGCCACGGATACGATGGAACCTCCACCGCCGAATTGCTCGAGGCGATGGAGATGACCAACTCTTCGCTCTACAAGGCGTTCGGCAGCAAAGCGGATCTATTCCGTCGTGTCACCGAGCGCTACCGCGCTGGACCGCTCGCCTTTCGGCAGATGGCGCTGGCCGCATACACGCCTCGAAGCGTGGTGGAAGCGGTCCTGCTAGGCACGGTCGACCTCCTCAGCGGACCCGGCACGCCTCAGGGCTGTCTCGAAGTGACCAGTGGCCTGCCAGCGGCTGATACGGACGCTGGGATTCGTGATTTGTTGATCTCCAATCGTGCCGTTCTGCGCGGATTGCTGGCGGAACGCCTACTGGAAACTATGGAGACCCACGACCTTCCCAACGGCACATCCGCGGAGGCTATGGCGTCACTGGTCGCCACGATAGCGCACGGCTTGGCGACGCAGGCAGCCGATGGCATGGATCGAGCCAACTTGAAACGGATCGTAGCTACCTTCATGGCGACCTGGGATTGAAACGGGGAAGTGCTCGTAGGCCTGTCGGCACAGGCGCATGACCGCGTTTTTGCCGAAAAAGGACCAGAGCGTTTCCCGATCAGTCTGCGTCATAGCCTGCGGCTTTGAAGTCGTCGATGCATTCGCTGGGCGGGAAGGGCGCGACAAACGCGCCGACGGCTTGCCGGAGAGCTTCGACGGTCCGCTCGGCCTTAGCGAGCATCAGGGCCTTGAACTCGGAGAAAGTCAGTTCCCCATAGCCGACGTGGCGGCGGATCAGGTGCGGTCCTCTACGATGTCATAGGAGCAGACGTGGTTGGAGTACTTAGGTCGAAGCCGAACGCAGGATCCGTCGTTCAGCTAAAAGCGAGCACTCTTGGGCTACCTGCCTGGCACCTTCAACCCTTCTTGCTGCCAGATGCGCTCGATGTGCTTCACGTTGCTGTGGAGCGGACATCAGATCGGTAAGCTGGATGTGACCTTCACACGGTCCAGCACCACGATTGTGCGATACGAGCGGACCATCTCGTTGTCGGCGAAGAGGCGCGCCGTACGCGTCTCGTAGTCCTCCATGGAGGGCACGAGAAGGACGAGGATAAAGCCCGCCGTCCCCGTCACGCAGTAGCACTGCTGCACCTCCGGTGCGTCGCGGAAGAACCGCTTCACCGTCGACACGGTAGCCGAGCGGTCGTTGGTAAGCGTCACCTCCACGAGCACGGTGATGGGAAGGCCGACCGCCACCGGATCGACCACGGCGACCGTCCGCCGGATGATCCCGTCTCGCTCCAGCCGGGCGATCCGCCGCTGCACCGCAGGAGCGGAGAGGTTCACTGCCTCGGCGATCTCTCGTTGCGGCCGGGCGGCATCCTCTTGGAGCAGCCGCAGGATGGCCCGGTCCTGTTCGTCGAGCACTTGAGCGGGCATTGCGTCGATCCTCGTTTCTGCGAGCGGAACTTGCGCGTCGGGGGTATCGAATGAGCGCATTCCCCAAGCTGTCGAGCTAGAGTTGCACAGCACGCAGTGGGAGTGGCACCATGGACCTCCGCAAGCCGATCGACGCGAGTGCAGCAGCCTCGATGGTGGTCCTCTGCGCGCTGTGGGGAACCCAACAGGTTGCGATCAAACTGGCAGCGCCCGACATGGCGCCCCTGTTCCAAGTCGGATTGCGGTCCGGCGTCGCTGCGCTTCTCGTGCTCTTCGTCGTGTTCGCCCGGCGTGAGCATCGGGCGATCGGAGGCGAGGCTTGGCGGCCTGGGCTTTTGGCCGGCGTGCTGTTCGGGCTGGAGTTTGTCCTGTTCGCGCAGGGGCTCCTCTTCACCTCCGCCTCGCACATGTCGATCTTTCTCTATACCGCGCCGATCTTCGCTGCGCTCGGTCTGCACTTCAGTCTCGTAGAGGAGCGGCTAGCCCTCGTGCAATGGATTGGGATCGCTGTTGCCTTCGCGGGGATCGTGCTGACGTTCTCCGGACGCGGCGGCGCGACGACGGGAGATACCACCTGGATCGGCGACCTTCTCGGAATCGCCGCTGGCGCCGTCTGGGGCGCGACGACGGTTGTTGTGCGCACGTCCCGTCTGTCCCGGGCTCCGGCCGCCGTCACGCTCTGGTATCAGCTTATGGGCGCCTGCATGTTCGCGCTGGTCTCTGCGCTGGCGCTCGGCGAGACGCAGGCGACCGTCACTGCGACGCTCCTTGCCAGCCTCGCATATCAGACGGTGATCCTCTCGGCGGCCAGCTATCTCGCATGGTTCTCGCTGATGCGCGTCTACCTCGCGTCGCGCCTCGGCGTCCTGTCGCTCATGACGCCGGTCTTCGGAATCGGCTTCGGTATCATCGTTCTCGGCGACGACCTTACTACTGAGTTCGTGGGAGGCACTGCCCTGATCCTCCTTGGCATCGTCCTCGTCAGCGTGCGCGACCTTCTGGTACGACGGATGGAACGATCGCCGGTCACGGCGCTGTCCCGCTAGCGGGTCCGAATCTCGACCTCACGCACCCCCCAGCAATTGATTGAAGGAGCACCCGCGTGAAAGGCTACTGGCTAATCCTGAAGGCTGAGGTATCGGATCAGGAGGCGCAGGCGAAATACAATAGGCTGTGGCGTCCGATCGAGGAGCGGTACGAGGCGCGCATCAATCCGACGAAGGTTCCGCCGCTCTTGGTCGAGGTACGAGACGCTCCGCATGTGATCGTCGTCGAGTTCCCTTCTCCGGAAGCGGCCAAGGCTTGCTACGAGGATTCGGACTATCAGGAAGCCCGTCGGGTGGCGCTGCGCGCGGCGCCTCGCGAACTAATGATCCTCCAAGGCGATCTCGGTTAGGTAACGATGCCTTGGTTGGCGAAGCGCAACCCCGATCAGCCGCACGACCGCATCCCTTAACCCGACCCCAAGCCGGAAACCCTTTTACGCACCATGAATGTCCTGATCGTATACGCTCACCCCGAACCCCGGTCGTTCAACGGTGCCCTGAAAGACAAGGCCACAGACGTCCTGTCCGCCGCCGGGCACGAGGTGACCGTCAGCGACCTCTATGCCATGGGTTTCGATCCGGTAACGGGACCGGACGACTTCATTGGAGAACGCGCCGATCCCGAGTTCCTCTCGATCCCGCGTGAGCAGACCCGCGCCATCGAGACAGAGACGCTGGCGCCCAACATCGTGGCTGAGCAGGAAAAGTTGGCAGCCGCCGATCTCCTGATCCTGCAGTTCCCCGTCTGGTGGTTCGGCATGCCGGCCATCATGAAGGGCTGGGCGGATCGCGTGTTTGCCCGGGGCTTTGCCTACCTGCCGGGACGCAAGTACGACACTGGCATGTTCAAGGGAAAGCTCGCCCTGGTCTCGGCAACCACAGGCACTTCCGCCGACACCTACGCCCCCGATGGCATCGACGGTGACATCCTTTCGGTTTTCTGGCCGATTCACAATGGGCTCTTGCGCTACAGCGGGTTCGACGTCCTGCCGCCGTTCGTCGCCTACATGCCGAGCCGGATGGGGGGCGACGGACGCAACGCGCAACTCGACGCCTACGCCAAACGGCTCGGTGAGATCGAGACAACACCGCGTCTATTCTTCCACCCCACCGAGGACTACGGGCCAAACGAACGCCTGAAGCCCGGTGTCCTCGCCCGCTCGGGCGTGCAGCGGAACGTCTGACAGAGTCCGACTTGTCCGCTTTACCGACGATCTGATCCTGAAGTGGACCGGAAAGAAACCACATCTGTTCGCAGACGCTATCGAACCACGCGTTCGTCGGATCGAGTCGAGAGGTAACGGGCGGGCGTCATGCCCATCGCCTTCTTGAACATGACGATGAAGGCGGTGGGCGACTCGTATCCTAGAAGGCCGGACACATGCTGCACGCTGGCGCCGCTCGCGAGTTCCCGCAGCGCGACGAGGAGGTGGAGCTGGCGCCGCCATCGCCCGAAGCTAAGCCCCGTCTCCTGAACCATGAGCCGCTTGAAGGATCTCTCGCTCATGGCGACATGGTGGGCCCATTCGCCTAACGAGCGCCGATCCGCCGGGGCGGCGGCCATCATCGCGGTCACCAGGGCGATTTTGGGATGCGCGGAGGTGGGGAGCCTCAGACCGCTTCCCGGCATCTGCGCCAACTCGTCGAGAAGCACGCGTGCGAGGCGGGAGAAATGGTCGTCCGCCTCGGTCGCCGCGGGCGCGTCCGCCAAGCGCAGGATCATCTCGCGGACCATCGGCGAGATCGAAAGCGTACAGCAGTTCGGTGGCATGGCCGCCGCGCCGGGTTCTACGAAGAGGTACGCGAGCCGGGCATTGGGGGTGGGGTGGTTGCTGTGCGGTACACCGCCTGGAATCCAAACCCCGCATGTCGGCGGCACGATCCACAGGCCGTCGGCAGCAGTGCAGGTGACGGCGCCATGCAGGGACAGGATGAGCTGGCCCTGCCGATGATGATGGTGTGGCATTTCCGCTTCGTAGTCGGCGAAGTCGAGATGGAAGGCAGTTGCCGGTCGGCCCGATCCGTCCGGCACGACGGCAGCATGACAGGACGTGGTGTATCCACCAAGTTGGCCTAACTTAACGATCATATGGCATTATCGCCAATTCCGTCCGTTCTGCAACTCGATAAGGTCCATCTCGATTGATGGAGAGAGTCATGCGAATTGCTGTTGTCGGTGCCACCGGACGGATCGGTGCGAAGCTCACGCGAACCCTGCTCGAGGCCGGCCATCAGGTCCGGGCCCTGTCGAGAGGCGGTCCGGCCCTCGACGCCTTGGTCGAGATCGGCGCCGAGCCGTTCATCGGGAGCTTCGACGCCGGCACAGGAAAGCTCGAACATTTCTTTCGAGATGCCGACGCTGCGTTCCTCATGGTCAAGACGGACTGGAGCAACATTCATGGCCACTACGCGGAGGTCGGCCTCCGGTTTTTCGATGCGCTGCGCCACTCCCCGGTCAAGCGCGCTGTCAGCCTGACGTCCATGGGGTCGGAGGTCAGGGGAAGTACAGGCCACTTCCAGCCGTTCTATCAACTCGATCAGATCCTCAACCGCCTGGAGGGAACGGATCTCGTGCACCTGCGGGCGGGTTGGTTCATGGAGAACCTGTTCGCCTGGACCGATGCGGTGGCCCGATACGGCCGCATCGCCTGGTCGCTGGAGGCGAACGTGAAGACGCCGTGGGTGGCCACGGGGGACATCGCCCATCTGGCGTTCCACGAACTGACGCACCCCGACGGCGGACATCGCACGGTTCGCGAACTCGGTGAGGACTTCACGATGTCCGAGTTGACCGCCGTCATCGGACGGGAAGTCGGGCGACCGATCGAATACCACTTCGTAGACAGAGGGCAGCGCGAGGTCGAAGCAGAGTACCTCAAACGGTTCGGCACCCCGGAGCAGTGGCTCGACGACACGCAGACGCTGGACGCGTTGAACGACGGACGCGTGCGGTTCCACGACGACCGTCCTCCCTTGCCCACTAAACTGGAGACCTTCGTCAGAGACGTCTGGAAGCCACGCTACCTTGCAGCCGTCGCAGCAGAGCAGACCGACCCGGAAACGTTCTTCACTTGGATCGCACGGCCGCAGCGGGACGCTGGACCGAATGAGCCTCTGGCTCGTTGAGACCCAGGCCCAATCGACAGGTTTCAAGTGACGTGAAATTGGTCGAGAACGCCAACCAGGCGATACGAGCGGATCCTCTCGT
Protein-coding regions in this window:
- a CDS encoding AraC family transcriptional regulator, whose amino-acid sequence is MIVKLGQLGGYTTSCHAAVVPDGSGRPATAFHLDFADYEAEMPHHHHRQGQLILSLHGAVTCTAADGLWIVPPTCGVWIPGGVPHSNHPTPNARLAYLFVEPGAAAMPPNCCTLSISPMVREMILRLADAPAATEADDHFSRLARVLLDELAQMPGSGLRLPTSAHPKIALVTAMMAAAPADRRSLGEWAHHVAMSERSFKRLMVQETGLSFGRWRRQLHLLVALRELASGASVQHVSGLLGYESPTAFIVMFKKAMGMTPARYLSTRSDERVVR
- a CDS encoding TetR/AcrR family transcriptional regulator, with the translated sequence MARPRKFDENTVLDRAMRLFWRHGYDGTSTAELLEAMEMTNSSLYKAFGSKADLFRRVTERYRAGPLAFRQMALAAYTPRSVVEAVLLGTVDLLSGPGTPQGCLEVTSGLPAADTDAGIRDLLISNRAVLRGLLAERLLETMETHDLPNGTSAEAMASLVATIAHGLATQAADGMDRANLKRIVATFMATWD
- a CDS encoding DUF1330 domain-containing protein, whose amino-acid sequence is MKGYWLILKAEVSDQEAQAKYNRLWRPIEERYEARINPTKVPPLLVEVRDAPHVIVVEFPSPEAAKACYEDSDYQEARRVALRAAPRELMILQGDLG
- a CDS encoding DMT family transporter, yielding MDLRKPIDASAAASMVVLCALWGTQQVAIKLAAPDMAPLFQVGLRSGVAALLVLFVVFARREHRAIGGEAWRPGLLAGVLFGLEFVLFAQGLLFTSASHMSIFLYTAPIFAALGLHFSLVEERLALVQWIGIAVAFAGIVLTFSGRGGATTGDTTWIGDLLGIAAGAVWGATTVVVRTSRLSRAPAAVTLWYQLMGACMFALVSALALGETQATVTATLLASLAYQTVILSAASYLAWFSLMRVYLASRLGVLSLMTPVFGIGFGIIVLGDDLTTEFVGGTALILLGIVLVSVRDLLVRRMERSPVTALSR
- a CDS encoding NAD(P)H-dependent oxidoreductase, with amino-acid sequence MNVLIVYAHPEPRSFNGALKDKATDVLSAAGHEVTVSDLYAMGFDPVTGPDDFIGERADPEFLSIPREQTRAIETETLAPNIVAEQEKLAAADLLILQFPVWWFGMPAIMKGWADRVFARGFAYLPGRKYDTGMFKGKLALVSATTGTSADTYAPDGIDGDILSVFWPIHNGLLRYSGFDVLPPFVAYMPSRMGGDGRNAQLDAYAKRLGEIETTPRLFFHPTEDYGPNERLKPGVLARSGVQRNV
- a CDS encoding NmrA family NAD(P)-binding protein, with protein sequence MRIAVVGATGRIGAKLTRTLLEAGHQVRALSRGGPALDALVEIGAEPFIGSFDAGTGKLEHFFRDADAAFLMVKTDWSNIHGHYAEVGLRFFDALRHSPVKRAVSLTSMGSEVRGSTGHFQPFYQLDQILNRLEGTDLVHLRAGWFMENLFAWTDAVARYGRIAWSLEANVKTPWVATGDIAHLAFHELTHPDGGHRTVRELGEDFTMSELTAVIGREVGRPIEYHFVDRGQREVEAEYLKRFGTPEQWLDDTQTLDALNDGRVRFHDDRPPLPTKLETFVRDVWKPRYLAAVAAEQTDPETFFTWIARPQRDAGPNEPLAR
- a CDS encoding Lrp/AsnC family transcriptional regulator, giving the protein MPAQVLDEQDRAILRLLQEDAARPQREIAEAVNLSAPAVQRRIARLERDGIIRRTVAVVDPVAVGLPITVLVEVTLTNDRSATVSTVKRFFRDAPEVQQCYCVTGTAGFILVLLVPSMEDYETRTARLFADNEMVRSYRTIVVLDRVKVTSSLPI